One Bemisia tabaci chromosome 7, PGI_BMITA_v3 DNA window includes the following coding sequences:
- the LOC109031927 gene encoding maltase 2-like, giving the protein MCQSHEITMYKLALVFLVICTVGGFSDASVLKYKLNLKHKPLDWWQRSVFYQIYPRSFKDSDGDGVGDLRGIADKVWYLKELGITAIWFNPIFESPGLDLGYDIQNYTKIDPLFGTNEDLEYLKNALHKAGIHLFLDFVPNHTSDQHEWFLKSVKRIDPYTDYYVWKDPKIVNGERKPPTNWISEFGGSQWKWHEERQQYYLHQFHWKQPDLNYNFEELVQEVLNVVDYWLERGVDGMRLDAVDFLFEDPDWRDQELLAPDLDPNNYWNWNRSMTMDQPDTFRMMTRFRQIFDHHSKKSGETKVMMTEAYTSLDKTMDYYQFEGKPGSHIPFNFFFITHVDGRSPAKDYQKAIQGWMEGMPEGHWPNWVMGNHDNHRIAARYGTDLVDGINMIGLLLPGTGNTYYGDEIGMDDAKIRFDEGVDPQACQFDQDWYNRVSRDPERTPMQWDTSLNAGFSTSMTTWLPVNSNFWRLNLKDQMQGSTNSHFKVYKRLLDARKTDTMLYGDLETYVLSKWIFAFVRRLEGSDTYVVVVNLGSDSKPIDLLAFMSDLPNVLTVHTSSVNSQYVPNEKLSANEFFMRPKSSLLLTTAKEVAPPTYKDSVNGCIKMQTVSFELLLAILFSKFFF; this is encoded by the exons ATGTGCCAATCTCACGAAATAACGATGTATAAACTTGCTTTAGTTTTCTTAGTTATCTGCACAGTGGGTGGCTTCAGTGATGCATCagttttaaaatacaaattaaatttgaaacacAAGCCTCTCGATTGGTGGCAGCGAAGTGTTTTCTACCAAATTTATCCTAGATCATTCAAAGATAGTGATGGTGACGGCGTTGGAGATTTAAgag GTATTGCCGACAAAGTCTGGTATTTGAAAGAATTGGGTATAACAGCGATTTGGTTCAACCCGATCTTTGAATCTCCAGGTTTGGATCTTGGATATGATATccaaaattatacaaaaattgATCCACTTTTTGGAACGAATGAAGATCTGGAGTACTTGAAGAATGCTCTTCACAAAGCAG GGATACACCTTTTCTTGGATTTTGTTCCAAACCACACGAGTGACCAGCATGAATGGTTCTTAAAATCCGTGAAAAGAATAGACCCTTACACCGACTATTACGTCTGGAAGGACCCAAAAATAGTCAACGGTGAGAGAAAGCCACCTACAAATTGG ATAAGTGAGTTCGGAGGTTCTCAATGGAAATGGCATGAGGAGAGGCAGCAGTATTATCTGCATCAATTTCACTGGAAACAACCCGATCTGAACTACAACTTCGAGGAACTAGTCCAAGAGGTTCTG AATGTAGTGGACTACTGGTTAGAGAGAGGAGTAGACGGCATGCGACTCGATGCTGTTGACTTTCTTTTCGAGGATCCCGATTGGAGGGACCAAGAACTACTGGCACCCGATCTTGACCCCAACAACTATTGGAACTGGAACAGATCGATGACGATGGACCAACCGGACACTTTTAGAATGATGACTCGCTTCAGACAAATTTTTGATCACCATTCGAAAAAATCCGGAGAAACCAA AGTAATGATGACAGAGGCCTATACTTCTCTCGACAAGACAATGGACTATTATCAGTTTGAGGGGAAGCCTGGATCACATATACCATTCAATTTCTTCTTCATCACTCATGTGGACGGTCGATCACCTGCCAAAGACTATCAAAAAGCCATCCAGGGTTGGATGGAAGGCATGCCTGAAGGACACTGGCCTAACTGGGTG ATGGGTAACCATGACAACCACCGAATAGCAGCGCGCTATGGGACGGATCTGGTGGACGGAATTAACATGATCGGATTACTCCTACCGGGAACCGGGAATACATACTACGGTGACGAAATTGGCATGGATGACGCCAAGATCCGATTTGATGAGGGTGTGGATCCACAGGCGTGTCAGTTCGACCAGGACTGGTACAACCGGGTTTCGAGGGATCCTGAGAGGACCCCCATGCAGTGGGATACTTCTCTAAATGCAG GGTTTTCGACAAGTATGACAACTTGGTTGCCTgtcaactcaaatttttggcGCCTGAATCTCAAGGACCAGATGCAAGGCAGTACAAACAGTCACTTTAAAGTATACAAAAGACTATTGGACGCCCGGAAAACCGACACAATGCTTTACGGCGATTTGGAAACTTACGTTCTATCGAAATGGATTTTTGCTTTTGTCAG GCGACTAGAGGGAAGTGATACCTATGTTGTGGTCGTAAATTTGGGTAGTGACTCAAAACCAATCGATCTGCTGGCATTCATGAGCGACCTTCCTAACGTCTTAACGGTCCACACGAGCAGCGTTAATAGTCAATACGTGCCGAA CGAGAAATTATCGGCAAATGAGTTTTTTATGCGCCCAAAATCGTCTCTTCTCTTGACAACCGCAAAGGAAGTAGCACCTCCCACGTATAAGGATTCTGTGAATGGATGCATCAAAATGCAAACCGTCTCTTTCGAACTATTACTAGCTATCTTGTTCagtaaatttttcttctga